A region from the Triticum aestivum cultivar Chinese Spring chromosome 3D, IWGSC CS RefSeq v2.1, whole genome shotgun sequence genome encodes:
- the LOC123078058 gene encoding translation initiation factor IF-2 isoform X2, which produces MELPIPSGWKYHMALKGGFFHVYPPHIGGPFRGLGEAVAAIERHRASLAPPPAAQASLALLPVAEASPAPPPAAEPSLAAAPAAEPSPDPQPAVEASLARPPSAEEASLDPQPAIQDYFALPPFPALPPFPKEASLDQPPAVEASLDQPPAVEASLDPPPAVEVSVASPAAAAAEASVASPAAAAAEASVASPAAAATEPSLASPPAAEEASLASPSAAEEASLASPAAAEASNSLTYDWRAEEREKGRQLKLYLSQLDPDECLRSVKATLAMMKNHPKKDNKAAKQPIEKSLMASAREKLKPTTTDDPGILEACYRFERLMEEKEARKNGMKWMKKEVLRAFENYKSADKNLEYEVVMIHSQCLIFDTFSKSYHHYNFTMRTRQSRSKHWNYQQFFAEAKSMEGKTQYFCIPLQPSEHGHCFGCRKVGVSLRHPESGGYEKGNSGSGFPFDTDSESAD; this is translated from the exons ATGGAGCTCCCGATCCC GTCCGGTTGGAAGTATCATATGGCCTTGAAGGGTGGCTTCTTTCATGTCTATCCTCCTCACATTGGCGGGCCTTTTCGAGGCCTAGGTGAAGCTGTCGCTGCGATTGAGCGCCATCGGGCTTCCCTTGCTCCGCCGCCTGCTGCCCAGGCCTCCCTTGCTCTGCTGCCTGTTGCCGAGGCTTCCCCTGCTCCGCCGCCTGCTGCAGAGCCTTCACTTGCCGCGGCGCCTGCTGCCGAGCCTTCCCCTGATCCGCAACCTGCTGTTGAGGCTTCCCTCGCTCGACCGCCTTCTGCCGAGGAGGCTTCCCTTGATCCACAACCTGCTATTCAGGATTACTTTGCTCTGCCGCCTTTTCCCGCTCTGCCGCCTTTTCCCAAGGAGGCTTCCCTTGATCAACCACCTGCTGTTGAGGCTTCCCTTGATCAACCACCTGCTGTTGAGGCTTCCCTTGATCCACCACCTGCTGTTGAGGTTTCCGTTGCTTCGCCGGCTGCTGCCGCCGCGGAGGCTTCCGTTGCTTCGCCGGCTGCTGCCGCCGCGGAGGCTTCCGTTGCTTCGCCGGCTGCTGCCGCCACGGAGCCTTCCCTTGCTTCGCCGCCTGCTGCCGAGGAGGCTTCCCTTGCTTCGCCGTCTGCTGCCGAGGAGGCTTCCCTTGCTTCGCCGGCTGCTGCTGAGGCTTCTAATTCACTAACTTATGACTGGAGAGCAGAGGAACGAGAGAAAGGTCGCCAACTCAAGCTATATCT GTCTCAGCTTGACCCTGATGAATGCTTACGATCTGTGAAGGCAACATTGGCTATGATGAAGAATCACCCTAAAAA GGATAACAAGGCCGCTAAACAACCTATAGAGAAAAGTTTGATGGCTAGTGCTAGAGAGAAATTAAAACCAACAACTACTGATGATCCGGGTATCCTGGAAGCATGCTATCGCTTTGAAAGACTTATGGAGGAGAAAGAAGCAAGAAAAAATGGAATGAAATGGATGAAAAAGGAGGTTCTTCGAGCATTTGAAAACTATAAATCAGCAGATAAA AATCTTGAGTACGAGGTTGTGATGATTCACTCCCAGTGTCTCATATTTGACACCTTCTCAAAATCATACCATCACTACAATTTTACAATGAGGACAAGACAGTCTCGGTCAAAGCATTGGAACTACCAGCAATTCTTTGCTGAAGCCAAATCCATGGAGGGTAAAACGCAGTACTTTTGCATCCCGCTGCAGCCTAGTGAGCATG GTCATTGCTTTGGATGCCGGAAGGTTGGCGTTTCTCTTAGACATCCCGAGAGTGGCGGCTATGAGAAGGGTAATTCAGGCTCTGGATTTCCATTTGACACTGATAGTGAGAGTGCTGACTGA
- the LOC123078058 gene encoding translation initiation factor IF-2 isoform X1: protein MGESLLFCTPWSGWKYHMALKGGFFHVYPPHIGGPFRGLGEAVAAIERHRASLAPPPAAQASLALLPVAEASPAPPPAAEPSLAAAPAAEPSPDPQPAVEASLARPPSAEEASLDPQPAIQDYFALPPFPALPPFPKEASLDQPPAVEASLDQPPAVEASLDPPPAVEVSVASPAAAAAEASVASPAAAAAEASVASPAAAATEPSLASPPAAEEASLASPSAAEEASLASPAAAEASNSLTYDWRAEEREKGRQLKLYLSQLDPDECLRSVKATLAMMKNHPKKDNKAAKQPIEKSLMASAREKLKPTTTDDPGILEACYRFERLMEEKEARKNGMKWMKKEVLRAFENYKSADKNLEYEVVMIHSQCLIFDTFSKSYHHYNFTMRTRQSRSKHWNYQQFFAEAKSMEGKTQYFCIPLQPSEHGHCFGCRKVGVSLRHPESGGYEKGNSGSGFPFDTDSESAD from the exons ATGGGGGAAAGCCTGCTGTTTTGCACACCATG GTCCGGTTGGAAGTATCATATGGCCTTGAAGGGTGGCTTCTTTCATGTCTATCCTCCTCACATTGGCGGGCCTTTTCGAGGCCTAGGTGAAGCTGTCGCTGCGATTGAGCGCCATCGGGCTTCCCTTGCTCCGCCGCCTGCTGCCCAGGCCTCCCTTGCTCTGCTGCCTGTTGCCGAGGCTTCCCCTGCTCCGCCGCCTGCTGCAGAGCCTTCACTTGCCGCGGCGCCTGCTGCCGAGCCTTCCCCTGATCCGCAACCTGCTGTTGAGGCTTCCCTCGCTCGACCGCCTTCTGCCGAGGAGGCTTCCCTTGATCCACAACCTGCTATTCAGGATTACTTTGCTCTGCCGCCTTTTCCCGCTCTGCCGCCTTTTCCCAAGGAGGCTTCCCTTGATCAACCACCTGCTGTTGAGGCTTCCCTTGATCAACCACCTGCTGTTGAGGCTTCCCTTGATCCACCACCTGCTGTTGAGGTTTCCGTTGCTTCGCCGGCTGCTGCCGCCGCGGAGGCTTCCGTTGCTTCGCCGGCTGCTGCCGCCGCGGAGGCTTCCGTTGCTTCGCCGGCTGCTGCCGCCACGGAGCCTTCCCTTGCTTCGCCGCCTGCTGCCGAGGAGGCTTCCCTTGCTTCGCCGTCTGCTGCCGAGGAGGCTTCCCTTGCTTCGCCGGCTGCTGCTGAGGCTTCTAATTCACTAACTTATGACTGGAGAGCAGAGGAACGAGAGAAAGGTCGCCAACTCAAGCTATATCT GTCTCAGCTTGACCCTGATGAATGCTTACGATCTGTGAAGGCAACATTGGCTATGATGAAGAATCACCCTAAAAA GGATAACAAGGCCGCTAAACAACCTATAGAGAAAAGTTTGATGGCTAGTGCTAGAGAGAAATTAAAACCAACAACTACTGATGATCCGGGTATCCTGGAAGCATGCTATCGCTTTGAAAGACTTATGGAGGAGAAAGAAGCAAGAAAAAATGGAATGAAATGGATGAAAAAGGAGGTTCTTCGAGCATTTGAAAACTATAAATCAGCAGATAAA AATCTTGAGTACGAGGTTGTGATGATTCACTCCCAGTGTCTCATATTTGACACCTTCTCAAAATCATACCATCACTACAATTTTACAATGAGGACAAGACAGTCTCGGTCAAAGCATTGGAACTACCAGCAATTCTTTGCTGAAGCCAAATCCATGGAGGGTAAAACGCAGTACTTTTGCATCCCGCTGCAGCCTAGTGAGCATG GTCATTGCTTTGGATGCCGGAAGGTTGGCGTTTCTCTTAGACATCCCGAGAGTGGCGGCTATGAGAAGGGTAATTCAGGCTCTGGATTTCCATTTGACACTGATAGTGAGAGTGCTGACTGA